The Nostoc sp. 'Lobaria pulmonaria (5183) cyanobiont' genome window below encodes:
- a CDS encoding P-loop NTPase fold protein has protein sequence MKLDLVRFFQACNPSKTLVVSKPEDRQYYIDFSKVRGARIIEELGRTITRLSPEQATCQLFTGHIGCGKSTELLRLKAELEQQGFHVVYFESSQSLDMADIDVTDILLAVAREVSQSLEAIKINLKPGYFQTLFTELGEFLQTPIELGGELSVGIAKITAKTKDSPKLRGQLRQYLEPRTNGILESINKELLKPAREKLMQQGKKGLVVIIDNLDRVDNSQKPSGHYQPEYLFVERGEQLNQLNCHVVYTIPLVLIFSNALGRLTNRFGVDPKVLPMVPVELQDGSQFSQGIVLLQQMVMARAFPGVSWEQSRNLITEVFDSPDTLERLCQVSGGHLRNLLMLLFRCLQQEDPPLSRECVDRVIKQRRNELTLAITPDEWELLREVAQEKNLRGHERYELLLRSMFVFEYRNEDGSWFDINPILAQAKEFRL, from the coding sequence ATGAAACTAGATTTAGTCAGGTTTTTTCAAGCTTGCAACCCCAGTAAAACTCTGGTCGTGAGCAAACCGGAGGATAGACAATATTATATTGATTTCTCTAAAGTGCGTGGTGCAAGGATTATTGAGGAACTTGGGCGAACTATCACCCGCCTTTCACCTGAGCAAGCCACTTGTCAATTGTTTACCGGACATATCGGTTGTGGCAAATCCACAGAATTACTGCGGCTAAAGGCAGAGTTAGAGCAGCAGGGATTTCATGTGGTTTATTTCGAGTCTAGCCAAAGCCTGGATATGGCTGATATTGATGTTACAGATATTTTATTGGCAGTAGCTCGTGAGGTTAGTCAAAGTCTGGAAGCAATCAAAATTAATCTCAAGCCAGGATACTTTCAAACTCTGTTTACTGAACTTGGTGAATTTTTGCAAACGCCGATAGAACTTGGGGGAGAGTTATCTGTAGGTATTGCCAAGATTACTGCCAAAACTAAAGATAGTCCTAAACTTCGCGGTCAGTTACGGCAATATTTAGAACCGCGCACCAACGGCATTTTAGAATCAATTAATAAAGAATTGCTCAAGCCTGCTAGAGAAAAACTCATGCAGCAGGGTAAAAAAGGACTGGTGGTAATTATAGATAATCTCGACAGAGTGGATAATTCTCAAAAACCTTCCGGTCATTATCAGCCAGAATATCTCTTTGTGGAACGGGGCGAACAGTTAAACCAGCTAAATTGTCATGTTGTTTATACCATTCCGTTAGTGTTGATTTTTTCCAACGCTTTAGGAAGGTTAACAAATCGCTTTGGCGTAGACCCCAAGGTTTTGCCGATGGTTCCTGTGGAATTACAAGATGGTTCGCAATTTTCACAGGGAATTGTACTGCTGCAACAGATGGTTATGGCGAGGGCTTTTCCTGGTGTCAGTTGGGAACAAAGCCGGAATTTAATTACTGAGGTTTTTGATAGTCCTGATACTTTAGAGCGACTTTGCCAAGTTAGCGGTGGTCATTTGCGTAACTTGTTGATGTTATTGTTTCGCTGTCTTCAGCAAGAAGACCCACCTTTGTCGCGGGAGTGTGTGGATAGGGTGATTAAACAACGCCGCAATGAGCTAACTTTGGCAATTACGCCCGATGAATGGGAATTACTACGTGAGGTAGCGCAAGAGAAAAACTTGAGAGGTCATGAAAGATACGAACTTTTGCTCCGCAGTATGTTTGTATTTGAATACCGGAATGAGGATGGTTCGTGGTTTGATATCAATCCGATTTTGGCACAAGCCAAGGAATTTAGGTTATAA